The Antarcticibacterium sp. 1MA-6-2 genome has a window encoding:
- a CDS encoding TonB-dependent receptor: MGGLLYNFHQNLDFSVNAGTSFRLPTAIELGANGIHHGSFRHEQGNPDLNSEKGFVIDTKLNYSKNSFNASVSPYLYYFKNYIFLNPSGEFSILPHAGQIYKFTQTSALLSGVEISLNKTFAEKWKTLFSFEYLYTKQINKDRSKNFPLPFTPPINGYAEIGYEFLKRSKTFNNAEFFSNVTFAFRQERIAQNEEITPGYSLLGGGFRTRVNMNGFKTTINLQATNIFNIKYYNHTSFYRALKIPEMGRNIQLMIKIPFK, from the coding sequence ATGGGAGGACTACTGTACAATTTTCATCAAAACCTGGATTTTTCAGTTAATGCTGGTACAAGTTTCAGGTTGCCTACTGCCATAGAGCTAGGTGCAAACGGAATTCATCACGGCTCTTTCCGACACGAACAGGGAAATCCTGACCTGAATTCAGAAAAAGGCTTTGTAATAGACACAAAATTGAATTACAGTAAAAATTCTTTTAATGCCTCGGTTAGTCCTTACCTGTATTACTTCAAGAATTATATTTTTTTGAACCCCAGCGGGGAATTTTCTATACTTCCGCACGCAGGACAGATCTATAAATTTACTCAAACCTCCGCCCTACTTAGTGGAGTAGAAATAAGTTTAAACAAGACTTTTGCTGAAAAGTGGAAAACACTTTTCAGCTTTGAATATTTATACACTAAGCAGATCAACAAAGACAGATCGAAAAATTTTCCACTCCCTTTTACGCCGCCCATAAATGGATATGCCGAAATAGGTTATGAATTTTTAAAAAGATCCAAAACATTTAATAATGCGGAGTTTTTTTCAAATGTAACTTTTGCTTTCAGGCAGGAACGCATTGCTCAAAATGAAGAAATTACTCCCGGATATAGTCTTTTGGGAGGAGGATTCCGAACAAGAGTAAATATGAATGGGTTTAAAACTACTATCAACCTACAGGCTACAAATATCTTCAACATTAAATATTACAATCATACAAGTTTTTATCGTGCTCTGAAAATTCCGGAGATGGGACGAAATATCCAATTGATGATTAAAATACCTTTTAAGTGA
- a CDS encoding DUF4625 domain-containing protein: MKIRLYYLLSLSIALFLASCSEEDDNIIDTQSPVINIEEPHNEEGISPGEEIHFDALFTDNVELASYKIEVHNGFDGHTHAYVKQEGDQDNPWSYSKVFTIEAGQKSFNAHHHIPVPAEINGEPISEGHYHFGVFVTDAAL, translated from the coding sequence ATGAAAATCAGATTATATTATTTATTAAGTCTTAGTATCGCATTATTTCTGGCATCTTGTAGCGAAGAAGATGACAATATTATTGACACTCAATCCCCTGTGATTAATATTGAAGAGCCTCATAATGAGGAAGGAATTTCTCCGGGAGAGGAAATACATTTTGATGCTTTATTTACAGATAATGTTGAATTGGCCTCTTATAAAATTGAAGTTCACAATGGCTTTGATGGCCATACGCACGCTTATGTTAAACAAGAGGGAGATCAGGACAACCCCTGGAGTTATAGTAAAGTTTTTACTATAGAAGCGGGACAAAAAAGTTTTAACGCACATCATCACATTCCGGTTCCAGCAGAAATTAACGGCGAGCCCATTAGTGAAGGGCATTACCATTTTGGGGTATTTGTTACAGATGCCGCCTTGTAA
- a CDS encoding nuclear transport factor 2 family protein — translation MIERNKETLIKANEAVKNGDNEGFLAYCTQDVKWTFVGERVLEGKEAVRQYMAVNYIKPPQFDVKELIGENDYVTAIGNITLEDQNGKPTHYSYCDFWRFHKGKMAELMAFVIETGDLEEF, via the coding sequence ATGATCGAGAGGAATAAAGAAACGCTTATAAAAGCAAATGAAGCAGTGAAAAATGGGGACAATGAGGGCTTTTTAGCTTATTGTACCCAGGATGTTAAATGGACTTTTGTGGGAGAAAGAGTACTAGAGGGAAAAGAAGCAGTGAGACAGTATATGGCTGTAAATTATATTAAACCTCCTCAATTTGATGTAAAAGAATTAATAGGCGAGAATGATTATGTAACAGCAATTGGTAACATCACCTTAGAGGACCAAAATGGCAAACCTACACATTATTCGTACTGTGATTTTTGGCGGTTTCACAAGGGCAAAATGGCTGAACTTATGGCCTTCGTAATTGAGACTGGTGATCTAGAAGAATTTTAG
- a CDS encoding MotA/TolQ/ExbB proton channel family protein, which translates to MARTIILLNSIGLFALVLGVFGQLIKLIEILDYLSSFEDTTPRDFADGLKITMLPTLFGAFVFLCTRSSSIVLNWVKPIHQGR; encoded by the coding sequence ATTGCCAGAACCATTATTCTACTCAATTCCATCGGTCTTTTTGCACTGGTACTGGGAGTGTTCGGTCAATTGATCAAACTCATTGAGATCCTGGATTATCTTAGTTCCTTTGAAGATACGACCCCAAGAGATTTTGCCGATGGCCTTAAAATAACCATGTTGCCAACGCTATTTGGCGCTTTTGTCTTTTTATGTACCCGTTCTTCCAGCATTGTTCTTAATTGGGTAAAGCCGATTCACCAGGGCAGATAA